The following proteins come from a genomic window of Alkalinema sp. FACHB-956:
- a CDS encoding tetratricopeptide repeat protein yields MASKDQHLGWLKKGDTALEWKQYKQAIAAYEKATKAKSNCVEAWTKLGRACMDIEEFDRAIAAFDKVIKLEPDNFDGYFYKAAVQEEAGQIDAAEATHRQVVEILDDHPGCYFSLGTFLNRQKRYEEALEFLTQAVEMAPNPMNLTARSFSLESLERYEEALSDLNRVDSYGAFYMVYHSRGQLLEKLKRYDEALEVYKEGMEQDPIPLLLLDQTYLLETLGRTEEAEAIYADEMENSKEGEFPELGYNIRAQTKQRLELYDEAIAIYEEGLQEYPDNPGFLYDIAICYSQKGDADQALQTLKKAIAGNEDMREWAKEEPLLLKGLKDNDVFEQLVGLDRESV; encoded by the coding sequence ATGGCAAGCAAAGACCAGCATTTAGGGTGGCTGAAAAAAGGGGATACTGCGCTGGAGTGGAAGCAGTATAAACAAGCGATCGCAGCCTACGAAAAAGCGACCAAAGCTAAGTCTAACTGTGTCGAGGCTTGGACTAAGTTGGGGCGTGCTTGCATGGATATAGAAGAGTTCGATCGGGCGATCGCGGCCTTTGACAAAGTCATTAAGCTTGAACCAGATAATTTTGACGGGTATTTCTATAAAGCGGCGGTGCAGGAAGAAGCTGGGCAAATCGATGCAGCCGAAGCCACCCATCGTCAAGTAGTCGAGATTTTGGATGATCATCCCGGCTGTTATTTTAGTTTGGGAACATTTCTGAATCGCCAAAAGCGCTATGAAGAAGCATTGGAATTTCTGACCCAGGCGGTGGAGATGGCTCCCAATCCCATGAATCTGACCGCCCGCAGTTTTTCCCTAGAGAGCCTAGAACGATACGAAGAGGCACTCTCAGATCTGAATCGGGTGGACAGCTATGGTGCGTTTTACATGGTTTACCACAGCCGAGGTCAGCTCTTAGAAAAACTAAAACGCTACGATGAAGCGCTAGAAGTCTACAAGGAAGGGATGGAGCAAGATCCAATCCCTCTCTTGTTGCTGGATCAGACCTATCTGTTAGAAACGCTGGGGCGCACGGAAGAGGCAGAGGCGATCTACGCTGACGAGATGGAAAATTCGAAGGAGGGTGAATTCCCGGAGCTGGGGTATAACATCAGAGCTCAAACTAAACAACGGCTAGAGCTCTATGATGAGGCGATCGCGATCTATGAAGAGGGTTTACAGGAATACCCTGACAATCCCGGCTTTCTCTATGACATAGCAATCTGTTACAGCCAAAAAGGAGATGCGGATCAAGCGCTGCAAACCCTGAAAAAAGCGATCGCGGGGAACGAAGACATGCGTGAGTGGGCCAAGGAGGAGCCACTGCTGTTAAAAGGATTAAAAGATAATGATGTCTTTGAACAGTTAGTTGGTTTAGATCGTGAGTCGGTTTAG
- a CDS encoding class I SAM-dependent methyltransferase — MPKQGEIDYLKNIGEAGIYHALHKPFTDGACGQYLMEIGAVMNLLPAPPARLLDLGCGTGWTSCFFAKRGYTVVGQDIAPDMIQYADMNRQNIGLDNIAFVTCDYESMAFRDEFDCAVFFDALHHAIDEVEALRSVYRALKPGGICITSEPGAGHSKSPESIQAMAQFGVTERDMPPGTIIRAAKQVGFRASRVYPHASDFGRLYAPPKHARLRKLWRWPIVGGFVAWYIAAIRKRSTGIVVLIK, encoded by the coding sequence ATGCCAAAACAGGGTGAAATTGATTATCTCAAAAACATTGGTGAAGCAGGAATTTACCATGCTTTGCATAAACCCTTTACCGATGGAGCCTGTGGGCAATATTTAATGGAAATTGGGGCGGTAATGAATCTGCTGCCCGCGCCCCCGGCTCGGTTGCTCGATCTCGGCTGTGGGACGGGTTGGACAAGTTGCTTCTTTGCGAAACGGGGCTACACTGTCGTCGGCCAAGATATTGCACCCGATATGATTCAATACGCAGACATGAATCGCCAAAATATCGGTTTAGATAACATTGCTTTTGTCACCTGTGACTATGAGTCGATGGCCTTTCGAGATGAATTTGATTGCGCAGTCTTTTTCGATGCTTTACACCATGCGATCGATGAAGTAGAAGCCCTACGCAGCGTGTACCGGGCTCTCAAACCGGGGGGAATTTGTATTACGTCCGAACCAGGGGCAGGTCATTCCAAAAGTCCAGAATCTATCCAAGCCATGGCGCAATTTGGCGTGACTGAGCGCGACATGCCTCCTGGCACGATTATTCGGGCGGCCAAACAGGTGGGGTTTCGGGCCAGTCGAGTGTATCCCCATGCCAGCGACTTTGGACGGCTTTATGCACCCCCGAAACATGCTAGGTTACGTAAGCTGTGGCGTTGGCCGATCGTCGGGGGATTCGTCGCCTGGTATATCGCTGCAATTCGGAAGCGATCGACAGGAATTGTTGTTTTGATTAAGTAA
- the menH gene encoding 2-succinyl-6-hydroxy-2,4-cyclohexadiene-1-carboxylate synthase: MLHYQTDGSPEFPALCFLHGFLGRGDDFSELVNYLSQQFYCICIDLPGHGYSLDLPSDTYAMAYAAFQVVAVLNDLAISQASLYGYSMGGRLALYLALYYPDRFPQVFLESASPGLASEAERNERYVRDMALAAELQQDFPRFLDCWYQQPLFQSLRQHPKFPAIYQKRQQNHPQDLTQSLRAMGLGVQPNLWPHLPHLTQPIQLIAGEWDRKFVAIQQTMAQSLPNAKCTIVPQAGHNVHLEQPAAIQAIIHAALDRSSSISQG; the protein is encoded by the coding sequence ATGCTGCATTATCAAACCGATGGATCTCCAGAGTTTCCAGCATTGTGTTTTCTCCATGGCTTTCTAGGTCGAGGAGATGATTTTTCTGAACTTGTTAACTATCTTTCGCAGCAATTCTACTGTATTTGTATTGACTTACCGGGACATGGCTATAGCCTTGATTTGCCTAGTGATACTTACGCGATGGCGTATGCTGCTTTTCAAGTAGTTGCCGTTTTGAATGATTTAGCAATTTCCCAAGCGAGTCTCTATGGATATTCTATGGGTGGACGTTTGGCATTGTATTTAGCGCTGTATTATCCCGATCGATTCCCCCAAGTCTTTCTCGAATCGGCCTCTCCAGGACTGGCAAGCGAAGCAGAACGGAATGAACGATACGTTCGGGATATGGCTTTAGCGGCAGAATTGCAGCAAGATTTTCCTCGATTCCTCGATTGCTGGTATCAACAACCCTTATTCCAATCCCTCCGGCAGCATCCCAAATTTCCAGCGATTTACCAAAAACGCCAGCAGAATCATCCCCAGGACTTGACCCAATCTTTACGTGCCATGGGACTAGGTGTCCAACCTAATCTTTGGCCCCATTTGCCACACCTCACCCAGCCGATTCAGTTAATTGCCGGGGAATGGGATCGTAAATTTGTTGCCATTCAGCAAACTATGGCCCAGTCGTTGCCCAATGCAAAATGCACGATCGTGCCCCAGGCTGGTCACAATGTCCACCTTGAACAACCCGCCGCAATTCAGG